One Mycobacteroides abscessus ATCC 19977 genomic window carries:
- a CDS encoding SDR family oxidoreductase: MDVLVTGAVNEVGRAVAAEFRNAGHRVVITGPNADELEIAAKELEVDAIVCDNADPDSLEDNVELFPQHLDAIVNIPNPVWSEPGPHLGTLTDTGEAWLSRYESSVLTAVLTVQAIGDHLRSGAAIINLCTLGTRDRSGATTAAKAALSAWTAEQAERMGTRGITINTIAPGQSAEANYDGLDSTEDAHELVAGEIARLALFLASPQARHITGQTLHVSRGVPAGVS; the protein is encoded by the coding sequence ATGGACGTACTGGTAACCGGAGCGGTTAACGAGGTCGGCCGGGCGGTGGCGGCAGAGTTCCGCAACGCCGGCCATCGGGTCGTCATCACCGGCCCCAACGCCGACGAACTCGAAATCGCCGCCAAGGAGCTTGAGGTCGACGCCATCGTGTGCGACAACGCCGACCCCGACAGCTTGGAAGATAACGTCGAGCTCTTCCCTCAGCACCTCGATGCCATCGTCAACATCCCTAATCCCGTCTGGAGCGAGCCCGGCCCGCACCTGGGCACCCTCACCGACACCGGCGAAGCCTGGCTGTCACGGTACGAGTCGAGCGTGCTCACCGCGGTGCTGACCGTGCAGGCCATAGGCGATCACCTCCGTTCGGGCGCGGCCATCATCAATCTGTGCACCCTCGGCACCCGCGACCGGTCGGGTGCGACCACCGCCGCCAAGGCCGCACTTTCCGCGTGGACCGCGGAGCAGGCCGAGCGGATGGGGACCCGCGGCATCACTATCAACACCATCGCCCCCGGACAGTCGGCGGAGGCCAACTACGACGGCCTCGACAGCACCGAGGACGCACACGAACTCGTTGCCGGCGAGATCGCCCGGCTGGCGTTGTTCCTGGCCAGCCCGCAGGCCCGGCACATCACCGGCCAGACTCTGCACGTCAGCCGCGGGGTTCCCGCCGGAGTTAGCTGA
- the modA gene encoding molybdate ABC transporter substrate-binding protein, translating into MAVTGSTRNVLTSRAWKVLAATLLAGSLIVSGCGTRTGSGGGSASPSTGAGDPVRLHVLAAASLRKAFTEIGRSFESTHAGTTVEFTFAGSSDLVTQLTQGAQADVLATADSANMDKAWKAHAVVNPVDFAANTLTIVVAPGNPKGIGAFGDLTRPGLDVVVCAPQVPCGAATAGVSKETGVHLNPASEESSVTDVLNKVIAGQADAGLVYVTDAKAAADKVATVEIPEARSIVNTYPIAATANSRHPERAAQFIETVTGDIGHKVLAAAGFSAP; encoded by the coding sequence GTGGCGGTGACCGGCAGCACAAGGAATGTCCTGACCAGTAGAGCGTGGAAAGTTCTCGCCGCAACACTTCTCGCGGGTTCGTTGATCGTGTCGGGCTGCGGCACACGAACCGGATCCGGGGGCGGCTCAGCGAGCCCTTCGACCGGCGCGGGCGACCCCGTCCGGTTACACGTGCTGGCCGCGGCCTCACTGCGCAAGGCGTTCACAGAAATTGGGAGGTCGTTCGAGTCGACGCACGCGGGCACCACCGTCGAGTTCACCTTCGCAGGCTCCTCCGATTTGGTCACCCAGCTGACGCAAGGCGCTCAGGCCGACGTGCTCGCCACCGCGGACTCGGCCAACATGGACAAGGCATGGAAGGCGCACGCCGTCGTCAACCCCGTTGATTTCGCCGCCAACACGCTGACGATCGTGGTGGCGCCGGGCAACCCGAAGGGCATCGGCGCCTTCGGGGATTTGACGCGTCCGGGCCTCGATGTTGTGGTGTGCGCGCCGCAGGTGCCCTGCGGCGCCGCAACGGCCGGTGTGTCCAAAGAGACTGGGGTGCATCTGAATCCGGCCAGTGAGGAATCCTCGGTGACCGATGTGCTGAACAAGGTGATTGCGGGCCAGGCGGACGCCGGTCTGGTGTACGTCACCGATGCGAAGGCGGCGGCCGACAAGGTGGCTACCGTCGAGATCCCCGAGGCACGCTCCATCGTGAACACTTATCCGATTGCGGCAACGGCGAATTCACGTCATCCAGAGCGCGCCGCCCAGTTTATCGAAACCGTGACCGGCGATATCGGTCACAAGGTGTTGGCGGCGGCGGGGTTCTCCGCGCCGTGA
- a CDS encoding ABC transporter permease has product MTPAPGLPRWVYVPAAIGAALIVLPLLALVVKADWGQFPALVTSPASQAALLLSVRTCLASTALCLLFGVPLAVVLARGPGRMTRLLRPMILLPLVLPPVVGGIALLYAFGKLGLLGHYLDAAGIRIAYSTSAVVLAQTFVSLPFLVISLQGALTTTGQRYDEVAASLGAPPTTVLRRVSLPLVMPALASGTVLAFARSLGEFGATLTFAGSRQGVTRTLPLEIYLQRESDPQAAVALSLLLVAVAAVVLAVVGARTRRPAGGGYE; this is encoded by the coding sequence GTGACCCCGGCCCCCGGTCTGCCGCGCTGGGTCTATGTGCCCGCGGCCATCGGGGCAGCGCTCATCGTGCTGCCGCTGCTGGCGCTGGTGGTGAAGGCCGATTGGGGGCAGTTCCCGGCGCTGGTCACCAGCCCGGCATCGCAGGCGGCGCTGTTGCTCAGCGTCAGGACCTGTCTGGCTAGCACGGCGCTGTGTCTGTTGTTCGGAGTGCCGCTGGCGGTGGTGTTGGCTCGTGGGCCCGGGCGGATGACTCGGCTGCTGCGCCCGATGATCCTGTTGCCACTGGTGTTGCCGCCGGTGGTCGGCGGCATCGCGCTGCTCTATGCCTTCGGAAAGCTGGGGTTGCTGGGCCACTACCTGGACGCCGCGGGGATTCGCATCGCGTACTCCACGTCTGCCGTGGTTCTGGCGCAGACCTTTGTCTCGCTGCCGTTCCTGGTCATCAGTTTGCAGGGTGCGCTGACCACGACCGGACAGCGCTATGACGAGGTGGCCGCGAGTCTGGGTGCCCCACCCACCACCGTGTTGCGCCGCGTCTCGTTGCCCCTGGTGATGCCGGCGCTCGCCTCGGGCACTGTGCTGGCTTTCGCGCGTTCGCTAGGGGAGTTCGGTGCCACATTGACCTTCGCGGGATCGCGGCAGGGTGTGACGCGCACCCTGCCCCTGGAGATCTATCTGCAACGGGAATCCGATCCGCAGGCCGCGGTGGCGCTGTCGCTGCTATTGGTGGCGGTGGCGGCGGTTGTCCTTGCCGTTGTCGGTGCACGGACCCGACGCCCGGCGGGTGGCGGTTATGAGTGA
- a CDS encoding sulfate/molybdate ABC transporter ATP-binding protein has product MSELRFDAGHLARGVRARFTVAAGETLAIVGANGAGKSTVLALVGGLLRPDTGEIRLGDHLLTNCATGVFVPTHRRRTALLLQQASLFPHLTVARNVEFGIRGGDVAGVRDRWLEAVGARDLAERRPGELSGGQAQRVAIARALATEPDLVLLDEPLAGLDAESAPAIRALLSQVLGRDGQSALIVTHDVMDAVAVADRVLVLDSGRVAELGDTATVLARPTSEFGARFAGVNLVDGIAGADGALHSGDLAIHGVWAGPGERVPRGQHAVAVFTPRDVAVYLSPPGGSPRNVIAVSITTLTAHGGSVVVTASRGATIFTAHITAAAAAELRLAPDTPAYFAVKAHEVVIQAAQ; this is encoded by the coding sequence ATGAGTGAGCTGCGATTCGACGCGGGTCACCTCGCCCGTGGGGTACGGGCGAGGTTCACCGTCGCCGCGGGTGAGACATTGGCGATCGTCGGCGCCAATGGGGCGGGCAAGTCCACCGTGCTGGCGCTCGTTGGCGGGCTGTTGCGACCGGACACCGGGGAGATTCGTCTCGGCGATCATCTGCTGACGAACTGCGCCACCGGCGTATTCGTGCCCACCCACCGGCGGCGCACGGCGCTACTGCTCCAGCAGGCATCGCTGTTTCCCCATCTGACGGTGGCGCGCAATGTCGAGTTCGGTATCCGTGGAGGCGACGTCGCCGGGGTACGGGACCGATGGCTGGAGGCGGTCGGTGCCCGCGATCTCGCCGAGCGCCGCCCGGGTGAGCTGTCCGGGGGACAGGCGCAGCGGGTGGCCATCGCACGTGCCCTGGCGACCGAACCCGATCTGGTGCTGCTCGACGAGCCATTGGCTGGGCTGGATGCCGAGAGCGCGCCCGCCATCCGGGCGCTGTTGAGCCAGGTGCTGGGGCGAGATGGACAAAGCGCCCTGATCGTGACGCACGACGTCATGGATGCGGTGGCCGTCGCCGATCGTGTGCTGGTGCTGGACTCGGGCCGGGTGGCCGAACTCGGGGATACGGCCACGGTGTTGGCGCGCCCCACCAGCGAGTTCGGTGCGCGTTTCGCGGGAGTGAATCTGGTCGACGGCATCGCCGGTGCCGACGGGGCACTGCACAGCGGTGATCTCGCCATCCATGGTGTGTGGGCCGGGCCCGGAGAACGGGTACCGCGGGGGCAGCACGCCGTCGCGGTGTTCACCCCGCGCGATGTCGCGGTGTATCTGTCCCCACCGGGAGGCAGTCCACGCAACGTTATCGCCGTATCGATCACCACTCTGACCGCACATGGCGGCAGCGTGGTTGTAACGGCAAGTAGGGGGGCCACGATATTCACGGCGCATATCACCGCAGCCGCCGCGGCGGAACTCAGGCTCGCGCCCGATACGCCGGCGTACTTTGCCGTGAAGGCACACGAGGTCGTCATTCAGGCGGCGCAATAG
- a CDS encoding APA family fibronectin-binding glycoprotein produces the protein MQQPRATSAAKRTHRARVIAATIAVTSLSGAGAYTLAATPVDQAPATVRTANIHLVTTDAPPPPAPPATPAPGQPAPNPETPTTVTTPPPAPAPGQPAPPTPPPAPGAPADGGRVNNDQGGFSFVVPQGWVQSDARRLTYGSALLTNPAAPNGSILLGRLDLKLFAGAEPDNQKAARRLASDMGEFFMPYPGNRVNQEDQSFDVAGMSAASSYYEVKFDDAAKEPGQIWAAAVGKGKDRWFIVWLGTAASPVDKGVAKALTESIRPWTPPTPPTPSAAPPADPNQPAPPPADPNQPPPPPADPNQPPAPPAPTAPAAPAAEPAAPGQPAPPTPPAAPPAPGVPV, from the coding sequence ATGCAGCAACCACGGGCAACATCGGCGGCGAAGCGGACGCACCGGGCGCGGGTGATAGCGGCGACCATCGCGGTCACCTCGCTGTCCGGGGCGGGGGCGTACACCCTCGCTGCCACGCCGGTCGACCAGGCGCCGGCCACGGTGCGCACGGCGAATATCCATCTGGTGACCACCGATGCGCCTCCGCCGCCCGCGCCGCCGGCAACGCCCGCTCCGGGGCAGCCGGCGCCGAACCCGGAGACCCCCACCACGGTGACGACGCCTCCGCCCGCACCGGCACCTGGCCAACCGGCGCCGCCCACCCCACCGCCTGCCCCGGGCGCCCCGGCAGATGGCGGACGGGTCAACAATGACCAAGGCGGATTCAGTTTCGTTGTGCCCCAAGGTTGGGTGCAGTCGGACGCCCGCAGGTTGACGTACGGGTCGGCACTGCTGACCAATCCCGCCGCACCCAACGGCAGCATCCTGCTGGGACGGTTGGACCTCAAGCTATTCGCCGGCGCCGAGCCCGACAACCAGAAGGCTGCGCGCAGGCTTGCCTCGGACATGGGCGAGTTCTTCATGCCCTATCCGGGCAACCGCGTGAACCAGGAAGACCAGAGCTTTGACGTCGCCGGTATGTCCGCGGCTTCGTCGTATTACGAGGTCAAATTCGATGACGCCGCCAAGGAGCCCGGCCAAATCTGGGCTGCCGCGGTGGGTAAGGGCAAGGACCGCTGGTTCATCGTCTGGCTCGGCACCGCGGCGTCGCCCGTCGACAAGGGCGTGGCGAAGGCGTTGACCGAGTCGATCCGTCCGTGGACCCCGCCCACTCCGCCGACACCCTCGGCCGCCCCGCCGGCCGACCCCAATCAGCCCGCCCCGCCGCCCGCGGACCCGAATCAGCCGCCACCGCCGCCGGCTGATCCGAACCAGCCGCCGGCTCCTCCGGCGCCCACGGCACCGGCGGCTCCCGCAGCCGAGCCCGCAGCGCCAGGACAGCCCGCACCGCCGACGCCACCCGCGGCACCGCCCGCACCCGGCGTGCCGGTCTAG
- a CDS encoding GlsB/YeaQ/YmgE family stress response membrane protein: MVLNIIWMIILGLIVGWIARLIVPGKENFGWIATALLGIIGGYVGGTLGSLVFAPHKFTVTPPINHAFLGALVGAVILLVAYKFIAGKTKS, translated from the coding sequence ATGGTGTTGAACATCATCTGGATGATCATTCTCGGCTTGATCGTCGGCTGGATCGCCCGGCTGATCGTGCCCGGCAAAGAAAACTTCGGCTGGATCGCCACCGCATTGCTCGGCATCATCGGCGGTTACGTCGGCGGGACCCTGGGCAGTCTGGTGTTCGCCCCGCACAAATTCACCGTCACCCCGCCGATCAATCACGCCTTCCTCGGCGCGCTGGTGGGCGCGGTGATTCTGCTGGTCGCCTACAAGTTCATCGCGGGCAAGACCAAAAGCTAG